The following proteins are co-located in the Candidatus Methanogranum gryphiswaldense genome:
- a CDS encoding potassium channel protein — MNRLELMLLELKDTSEFMVDLAYSSLLYNNTEIAEEVIFLSDTLDELSIKIQDAAIELGKSDPGEVAKIAVVIRLQTSIMCIAEAARSIADVVLRGLGEHPVLAMSIKESETTIAIGKVSEDSVLVGKTFGDVSLSTISGMFVIAFKRDRTYVFGPGRGTVIKAGDVMIAKGPEEGVLYFKNLCDGTEREL; from the coding sequence ATGAACAGACTCGAGTTAATGCTTCTTGAATTGAAGGACACATCTGAGTTCATGGTGGATCTGGCATATTCTTCACTGTTATACAATAATACAGAGATTGCTGAAGAGGTGATCTTCCTTTCGGACACGCTCGATGAGTTATCGATAAAGATCCAGGATGCAGCCATTGAATTGGGAAAGAGCGATCCTGGTGAGGTAGCGAAGATCGCGGTGGTCATAAGGCTTCAAACCTCTATAATGTGTATCGCCGAGGCCGCCAGGTCTATCGCGGATGTGGTCCTCAGAGGATTGGGTGAGCATCCCGTACTTGCGATGTCCATCAAGGAGTCCGAGACTACCATTGCGATAGGAAAGGTATCTGAAGATTCCGTATTGGTGGGAAAGACTTTCGGAGACGTGAGTTTGAGTACGATAAGCGGTATGTTCGTCATAGCTTTCAAGCGCGATAGGACATACGTATTTGGACCGGGAAGGGGAACGGTAATCAAAGCAGGGGATGTCATGATAGCCAAAGGACCTGAAGAAGGGGTCCTTTATTTCAAGAATCTTTGCGATGGGACCGAGAGGGAACTCTGA
- a CDS encoding DUF3244 domain-containing protein, whose amino-acid sequence MKTKKILVITAAMMLTLVLGLSMVDQEESDATVSIIEAYQDTITPDGGTIYVQFNSTEGVDREITITITNSNTGSTVGTATITIPADTENYKASVHVNLGGTGEYNIKITCAPTSYFDNKEAYYTTTITVNVTESIWSSWTAYAAIIIVVIIIVIAIFLHMRNAPKIKPDKTFTELESERNDGKPSRSTERIASSTERKKYKSTKSETTQEPPVKKTEPVKEEPKKAQSFTEMEEKKKVAKEKKDSSDDTESKKPKYVSSRRK is encoded by the coding sequence ATGAAAACCAAAAAAATATTAGTAATCACGGCCGCAATGATGCTGACATTGGTACTGGGCTTAAGTATGGTTGACCAGGAAGAATCCGATGCTACTGTCTCAATAATAGAGGCCTATCAGGACACGATCACACCTGACGGTGGAACCATATATGTTCAATTCAACAGCACGGAAGGCGTAGACAGGGAAATAACCATCACAATCACCAACTCCAATACGGGGTCTACTGTTGGTACAGCTACGATAACAATACCTGCAGATACGGAAAATTACAAAGCTTCAGTACATGTTAATTTGGGCGGTACTGGAGAATATAATATCAAAATAACATGTGCACCAACATCTTATTTCGATAACAAAGAGGCGTATTACACAACAACAATTACAGTAAATGTAACAGAATCCATATGGTCCAGTTGGACCGCATATGCAGCGATCATCATTGTGGTCATAATAATTGTAATTGCTATATTCCTACACATGCGTAACGCCCCGAAGATCAAACCAGACAAAACATTCACAGAGCTCGAATCTGAAAGAAACGATGGTAAGCCCTCCAGATCGACAGAACGTATTGCATCCTCTACCGAGAGAAAAAAATACAAATCAACGAAATCTGAAACAACGCAGGAACCCCCTGTAAAAAAGACAGAACCTGTGAAGGAAGAACCAAAGAAAGCACAGAGTTTCACAGAAATGGAAGAAAAGAAGAAAGTAGCAAAAGAGAAGAAAGATTCCTCCGATGATACTGAATCTAAGAAGCCTAAATATGTGAGCTCTAGAAGAAAATAA
- a CDS encoding potassium transporter TrkA has protein sequence MSEPEDFKKLDHVDMTVRELLTEMKDTSEVIVDLAYASLMYNSESMADKVNELEEEMNNLKFAIRYKVLLSSRTKEDARQLSGLLQVASAADRISDAAADIVDLLDVPLDRRPFVSAMLYESDEKIRATKVKPNSGMVGYTIGQLAVEACTGCKIIAIKNRQGWTYDPEDEVKVRANDDIIVRGTEDGYNRLVKFADGVMSWEFPEESDEEPEEAEDEAENLEEYEDE, from the coding sequence ATGAGCGAGCCTGAAGACTTCAAAAAGCTGGACCATGTCGATATGACCGTCCGCGAACTTTTGACAGAAATGAAGGATACTTCGGAAGTCATTGTAGATTTGGCTTACGCGTCTCTCATGTACAACAGCGAGAGCATGGCAGATAAGGTTAATGAGCTTGAGGAAGAGATGAACAATCTCAAGTTCGCAATTCGTTATAAAGTGCTATTATCATCAAGGACAAAAGAGGATGCCAGGCAGTTATCTGGCCTTCTGCAGGTCGCTTCCGCGGCAGACAGGATATCGGATGCCGCGGCAGACATAGTGGACCTTCTAGATGTACCGTTGGACAGACGTCCGTTCGTATCGGCAATGTTGTACGAGTCAGACGAAAAGATCCGTGCCACCAAGGTCAAACCGAATTCTGGAATGGTAGGATATACAATAGGACAGTTGGCCGTTGAGGCATGTACAGGCTGTAAGATAATAGCTATTAAGAATCGTCAGGGCTGGACATATGACCCTGAAGATGAAGTGAAGGTACGTGCGAACGATGATATCATAGTGCGCGGAACAGAGGACGGATACAATCGTCTTGTGAAGTTCGCTGACGGTGTGATGTCTTGGGAGTTCCCGGAAGAGTCGGATGAGGAACCTGAAGAAGCAGAGGATGAAGCAGAGAATCTTGAGGAGTATGAGGACGAATGA
- a CDS encoding site-2 protease family protein, protein MDLEGLKRVDPGFKRGPSGLSFSKTEIAHITIAVIVLSIAFAIMMYSDSYLDANKTLNFLKLLIISVLLVTCSFLVHELGHKYVAQSYGAWSEFRMYPLGLMMALVFSFFGFLFAAPGAVYIQGNISKEQNGKISMAGPMMNFIISAVAIVAMLMTTGLTSQILLQLAWLNAFLGIFNMIPIFPFDGSKIFAWKWQVFLIMVIIGAAEMIFLII, encoded by the coding sequence ATGGACTTGGAAGGACTCAAAAGGGTAGACCCCGGCTTCAAGAGAGGGCCCAGCGGCCTTAGTTTCAGTAAGACGGAGATAGCCCATATTACAATAGCGGTCATAGTGCTTTCAATTGCATTCGCGATAATGATGTACAGTGATAGCTACCTTGATGCAAATAAGACTCTTAATTTCCTCAAGCTGTTGATCATCTCTGTACTGCTTGTCACATGCAGCTTCCTTGTGCACGAACTTGGACACAAATACGTAGCTCAATCATATGGGGCCTGGTCAGAGTTCAGGATGTATCCCCTTGGACTGATGATGGCACTAGTATTCTCATTCTTCGGATTCCTATTCGCAGCACCTGGGGCTGTATATATCCAAGGCAACATCAGCAAGGAACAGAACGGGAAGATCTCAATGGCTGGACCTATGATGAACTTTATAATTAGCGCTGTGGCGATCGTCGCAATGCTCATGACCACAGGGTTGACATCTCAGATATTGTTACAACTGGCTTGGCTCAATGCATTCCTCGGAATATTCAACATGATACCCATATTCCCATTCGACGGTTCCAAGATATTCGCATGGAAATGGCAGGTATTCTTGATCATGGTCATCATCGGAGCTGCAGAAATGATATTCCTTATCATCTAA
- a CDS encoding ferritin, translating to MISDKVVKIISEQINMEYASAYIYLDMSTAMDHQGFKGYAKWLFIQYKEELKHAEKFIDFLQRRGTEPVLTDIAAPKLTAKAPLEIAKAAYAHEMKVSASIDKIYDLAVKEGDHASASFLKWYIDEQVEEEENTRNIVDMFTIAGNDTLSKFEIDKLLGKRDD from the coding sequence ATGATATCTGATAAAGTAGTAAAAATCATTAGCGAACAAATAAACATGGAATATGCTTCTGCATACATATATCTGGATATGTCCACCGCAATGGACCACCAAGGTTTCAAAGGGTATGCAAAATGGCTCTTCATACAGTACAAGGAAGAATTGAAACACGCTGAGAAATTCATAGATTTCCTTCAAAGAAGAGGTACAGAACCTGTTCTGACCGATATAGCAGCACCAAAACTTACTGCCAAAGCCCCATTAGAAATTGCCAAAGCAGCATACGCCCATGAAATGAAAGTTTCTGCTTCGATAGACAAAATCTACGACCTCGCAGTCAAAGAAGGCGACCATGCATCGGCCTCATTCCTCAAATGGTACATTGATGAACAAGTGGAAGAGGAAGAGAATACAAGGAACATCGTCGATATGTTCACAATAGCCGGTAACGATACGCTTTCTAAATTCGAGATCGATAAGCTCTTGGGAAAAAGAGACGATTGA
- a CDS encoding phosphoadenosine phosphosulfate reductase family protein, whose protein sequence is MVSSNVAHGKEMSQWCDRCGTLILGNKCSLCGEPGRKFEINSPGDIRPCMGESYAILKGLFEDTFGTFSPLDGRMIFFNKVPGEDRTDEIVAHGEVIGILRFDMKDNCLKIELRQPGVDLFRDVATKNIVIFGNISGHLKGKSIPGENVIEVKGDFSEGDPIIVRKALKAGPGVALTCSGNMKKAEKAIRVRDLNAAEERHISPISDREIFVKVNKDHLLALESIGVSDIRSFIKGKKQPVTVSFSGGKDSLAAYGIASRASDHPGLLFIDTGLEFPETLKYVKAFAEEYGETLHIASAGNAFWDNVGTFGPPAKDFRWCCKVCKLGPITDMISRDYPMGTITVEGNRALESFARSNIGFVSKNPFVPNQTNLNPVRTWSAAEIWGYIWMRKLRYNTLYDRDFERIGCYLCASCLSSEWRNTERIHPDMYSNWEGYLHKNADDRGLPKEYVDMGFWRWKVLPPKMVQLAEGLDLRTEPAKGDKLSLKMLKGASPCTAGGYSMEAVVGVPRNRDFSYVEDALNTIGEVKYSPDFEIILLKTARGRSKVFGGGQISVTADDVKDAQYLFERTVKGLLRAQLCTSCGICAKGCPRHAIKIAGGMRVDPKACNHCGKCERSCMVIHYYDKIMVSKERMDPKCSSKCDTKNARTKA, encoded by the coding sequence ATGGTCAGCAGCAACGTCGCACACGGGAAGGAGATGAGCCAATGGTGTGACAGATGCGGCACTTTGATCCTTGGTAACAAATGTTCACTTTGCGGTGAACCAGGTCGTAAGTTCGAAATAAACAGTCCTGGTGATATCCGTCCCTGCATGGGTGAGAGTTATGCTATCTTGAAGGGTCTATTCGAGGATACCTTTGGAACATTTTCTCCATTAGATGGCAGGATGATATTTTTCAACAAGGTGCCTGGGGAGGACCGTACCGACGAGATCGTTGCGCACGGAGAGGTCATAGGCATATTGAGATTCGATATGAAGGACAATTGTCTGAAGATCGAGTTAAGGCAGCCTGGAGTGGATCTTTTCAGGGATGTAGCAACGAAGAATATCGTGATATTCGGTAACATTTCAGGGCACCTCAAGGGAAAGAGCATTCCTGGAGAGAATGTGATAGAGGTCAAAGGTGATTTCTCAGAAGGGGACCCCATCATAGTCAGGAAGGCATTGAAGGCCGGTCCAGGTGTCGCTTTGACCTGTAGTGGCAATATGAAGAAGGCAGAGAAGGCGATCAGGGTCCGCGATCTTAATGCTGCGGAGGAGAGACATATCTCGCCCATCTCCGACAGGGAGATATTTGTGAAGGTAAACAAAGACCATCTTTTGGCACTAGAATCGATAGGTGTCAGTGATATTCGTTCATTCATAAAAGGCAAGAAACAGCCGGTTACGGTTTCCTTTTCCGGAGGTAAGGACTCACTTGCCGCATATGGTATTGCATCAAGGGCCTCAGACCATCCAGGGCTGCTTTTCATAGATACAGGACTTGAGTTTCCGGAGACATTGAAGTATGTGAAGGCATTTGCAGAAGAATACGGTGAGACCCTTCACATCGCAAGTGCAGGCAATGCTTTCTGGGATAATGTTGGGACCTTTGGTCCGCCTGCGAAAGATTTCAGATGGTGCTGCAAGGTTTGTAAATTAGGGCCGATAACCGATATGATATCCAGGGATTATCCGATGGGAACAATAACCGTCGAAGGCAATAGAGCATTGGAATCGTTTGCGCGTTCCAATATTGGTTTTGTTTCAAAGAATCCATTTGTTCCCAATCAGACCAACCTCAATCCGGTCAGGACCTGGTCTGCTGCGGAGATATGGGGATATATTTGGATGAGGAAATTGAGATATAATACGCTGTACGACAGAGATTTTGAGAGGATAGGATGCTATCTTTGTGCCTCATGTCTTTCCAGTGAATGGCGGAATACCGAGCGCATACATCCGGATATGTATTCTAATTGGGAAGGCTATCTTCATAAGAATGCAGATGACCGCGGACTTCCAAAAGAGTATGTGGATATGGGGTTCTGGAGATGGAAGGTCCTGCCACCTAAGATGGTACAGCTAGCAGAAGGGTTGGATCTAAGGACCGAGCCCGCTAAAGGTGACAAGTTGTCATTGAAGATGTTGAAGGGAGCATCGCCATGTACGGCCGGAGGATACTCGATGGAAGCAGTCGTGGGTGTTCCGAGGAACAGGGATTTTTCTTATGTTGAGGATGCGCTCAATACTATCGGGGAGGTCAAGTATTCACCCGATTTCGAGATAATACTTCTCAAGACTGCAAGGGGCCGTTCCAAGGTCTTCGGTGGAGGCCAGATATCAGTAACTGCAGACGATGTCAAAGATGCGCAGTATCTGTTTGAGAGAACGGTAAAAGGATTGCTTAGGGCTCAGTTGTGTACTTCCTGTGGTATCTGTGCAAAAGGATGTCCTAGGCACGCCATTAAAATCGCCGGAGGAATGCGTGTCGATCCAAAAGCTTGCAACCATTGCGGTAAATGTGAGAGGTCTTGCATGGTGATTCACTATTATGACAAGATCATGGTATCGAAGGAACGTATGGATCCTAAGTGTTCTTCGAAATGTGATACGAAGAACGCAAGAACAAAAGCTTAA
- the crcB gene encoding fluoride efflux transporter CrcB, whose product MLTIIACVAVGGAIGAVLRYLLGHYVCSPTFPWGTFLVNMIGCTLLAFLTFSVSGQMSSNMKFFAFTGIFGAFTTMSTFTVETVSLFYDGEMLKAFENVMLNGGACLLGAFAGRYLALLI is encoded by the coding sequence ATGCTGACGATCATCGCATGTGTCGCGGTCGGCGGTGCGATTGGTGCCGTATTGAGATATCTTCTCGGACACTACGTATGCAGTCCCACATTTCCATGGGGAACATTCTTGGTCAACATGATCGGATGCACCCTTTTAGCATTCCTAACATTCTCTGTAAGCGGACAGATGTCCAGCAATATGAAATTCTTTGCATTCACTGGTATATTCGGTGCATTCACCACGATGTCCACATTCACGGTCGAGACAGTGTCTCTATTCTACGACGGGGAGATGCTGAAGGCCTTCGAGAATGTTATGCTCAATGGAGGGGCATGTCTCCTGGGCGCATTTGCAGGAAGGTATCTGGCACTTTTGATATGA
- a CDS encoding formate--phosphoribosylaminoimidazolecarboxamide ligase family protein, which yields MISRDEVLANLNKYDLREAKIGVVASHSALDTCDGAISEKFHTVAVCEKGRERTFANYFKTQRDPSGNIIRGVVDETIMVDKFKNIIQPQIQQELIKKNVLFVPNRSFVSYSGIDAVEDDFKVPIVGSRNLLRSEERGDEKDYYWILEKAGMPFPKKVSRPEDIEDLTIVKVHHKVKKLERGFFTVKDYDQFVEKSTELIKQGVIEENFLEEARMEQYIIGPVFNLDFFRSPLEEHGEQIELLGVDWRFESSLDGYCRLPGKQQVELENDGIIPEYTVCGHNSATLRESLLDKAFDMAEKYVAATKKYYNPGIIGPFCLQTCVDKDLNFYVYDVAPRIGGGTNVHMSVGHPYGNALWRKEMSTGRRLAMEIRKAIDAERVEEIIT from the coding sequence ATGATAAGCAGAGATGAAGTTTTGGCCAATCTGAATAAATACGATCTCAGAGAAGCCAAGATCGGAGTTGTGGCATCACACTCTGCCTTAGATACGTGTGACGGTGCGATTTCTGAAAAATTTCATACCGTAGCCGTGTGTGAAAAAGGAAGAGAGAGGACATTTGCGAATTATTTCAAAACCCAGAGGGATCCCTCGGGTAACATAATCCGCGGAGTGGTCGACGAAACTATCATGGTCGACAAGTTCAAAAATATCATCCAACCACAGATCCAACAAGAGCTGATCAAAAAGAACGTTCTCTTCGTTCCCAACAGATCCTTTGTATCTTATTCAGGCATTGATGCAGTCGAAGATGATTTCAAAGTACCGATAGTAGGAAGCAGAAATCTTCTAAGGTCTGAAGAAAGAGGGGATGAGAAGGACTATTACTGGATATTAGAAAAGGCAGGAATGCCGTTCCCTAAAAAAGTATCAAGGCCCGAAGATATCGAAGACCTTACGATCGTCAAAGTTCACCACAAGGTCAAGAAACTCGAAAGAGGATTCTTTACCGTGAAGGATTATGATCAATTCGTAGAAAAATCTACAGAACTCATAAAACAGGGAGTCATCGAGGAAAATTTCCTAGAAGAGGCCAGAATGGAACAGTATATCATCGGTCCTGTCTTCAATCTGGACTTCTTCCGCTCACCTCTTGAAGAACACGGGGAGCAGATAGAACTACTTGGGGTCGACTGGAGATTCGAAAGCTCGCTTGACGGATACTGCAGACTTCCAGGAAAACAACAGGTCGAACTCGAGAACGACGGCATAATACCAGAATATACTGTTTGCGGTCACAATTCGGCAACCCTTAGAGAATCGTTGCTGGACAAAGCATTCGACATGGCTGAGAAATATGTAGCGGCAACAAAAAAATACTACAACCCTGGTATAATAGGACCTTTCTGCTTACAGACATGTGTTGATAAGGACCTAAACTTCTACGTTTACGATGTTGCACCCCGCATAGGCGGAGGAACCAATGTCCACATGTCCGTCGGACATCCATATGGAAACGCACTCTGGAGGAAAGAGATGAGCACCGGAAGGAGACTTGCGATGGAGATCAGGAAGGCAATTGACGCAGAACGCGTCGAAGAAATCATTACCTGA
- a CDS encoding FAD-binding oxidoreductase, translated as MEQRIIDEIEKIVGKDGYSTKVADLYTYGFDASIFHNTPEIVVQPRSTEQVSEIMKIAYRENIPVVPRGSGTGLCGSAVPIKGGIVMAMQKMDKIKNISVADLWVDVEAGCIYNDLNAELSKHGFFFPPSPGSAEACQVGGMVATNASGMRAVKYGATRDFVLGLTFVKSDGEIVRSGTRTIKDSSGYQLARLMCGSEGTLGIITEITFKLTTKPKKSASCLCGFESVTDAGTCIASLIAKPLIPASCELMDSVSIEAVNKARGHPLPDVNALVIVEVDGETDEIIHRDLKIVEDVAKATGAIAVTPSFDDKQIAKWTDARKSVMTSLSALKPDYASVSLADDMGVPVSKVPQAVKAFQDIAAKYNVIIATYGHASDGNLHTKMLIDPTNKDEWERGIKAVDEIFDVCVELGGTVTGEHGVGISKAPNFKKERASELSSIIAIKKAMDPKNILNPGKLEQWEGSILTHLRYPCAGIE; from the coding sequence ATGGAACAGAGAATTATAGACGAAATCGAGAAGATCGTAGGCAAGGACGGATACTCTACAAAGGTTGCCGACCTCTATACTTACGGGTTCGACGCGTCGATATTCCACAATACTCCGGAGATCGTTGTTCAGCCAAGATCGACGGAGCAGGTGTCAGAGATCATGAAGATCGCATACAGGGAGAATATTCCCGTTGTCCCAAGAGGTTCTGGTACAGGGCTATGTGGGTCGGCTGTTCCCATAAAAGGGGGCATCGTCATGGCGATGCAGAAGATGGACAAGATCAAGAATATCAGTGTAGCAGATCTTTGGGTCGATGTAGAGGCCGGTTGTATATACAACGATCTGAACGCCGAACTCTCGAAACATGGGTTTTTCTTTCCTCCATCGCCAGGATCAGCTGAGGCATGTCAGGTCGGTGGCATGGTAGCTACCAATGCATCTGGTATGAGGGCCGTAAAATATGGGGCTACAAGAGATTTTGTTCTCGGACTCACCTTCGTAAAGTCCGACGGGGAGATCGTTCGCAGTGGAACAAGGACAATCAAAGATTCATCTGGATATCAACTCGCACGTCTCATGTGCGGTTCCGAAGGAACTCTTGGCATAATAACAGAGATAACATTCAAACTTACCACAAAGCCCAAGAAATCAGCATCGTGTCTGTGCGGCTTTGAGAGCGTGACAGATGCTGGAACATGCATTGCATCGTTAATTGCAAAGCCTTTGATTCCTGCTTCCTGTGAGCTTATGGACAGTGTCAGTATCGAAGCTGTCAACAAAGCGCGTGGGCATCCACTTCCCGACGTCAACGCATTGGTCATTGTGGAGGTTGACGGGGAGACGGATGAGATAATTCACAGAGATCTAAAGATCGTGGAGGATGTGGCTAAGGCCACAGGTGCCATAGCTGTAACTCCTTCTTTTGATGATAAGCAAATAGCGAAATGGACAGATGCTAGGAAATCAGTAATGACATCTCTTTCAGCATTGAAACCAGACTATGCATCGGTGTCTCTCGCGGACGATATGGGAGTGCCTGTCTCTAAGGTTCCACAGGCGGTCAAGGCATTCCAAGATATAGCTGCGAAGTACAATGTAATAATCGCTACATACGGGCACGCATCCGACGGAAATCTTCATACAAAGATGCTCATCGATCCTACGAACAAGGATGAGTGGGAAAGAGGTATCAAGGCCGTAGATGAGATATTCGATGTGTGTGTGGAATTGGGAGGCACAGTCACTGGTGAGCACGGCGTAGGCATATCCAAGGCACCTAATTTCAAGAAGGAAAGAGCTTCTGAGCTTTCAAGTATAATTGCCATCAAGAAGGCCATGGATCCAAAGAACATTCTAAATCCTGGTAAACTTGAGCAGTGGGAAGGTTCAATATTGACTCACTTGAGATATCCGTGCGCTGGTATCGAATAA
- a CDS encoding magnesium transporter — translation MGLAALIIAGTADLFAGLLLDSMEEYLLLIPGMMVLIYSAIGMRGNIFGAMGSRIGTAMHMGTFQMNFKKGGVLRANIESAMCLSLVLSAAMGIVTWVVAKYLFNGPYSVWDFVFISSLGGLLSGMLVVLFNILIAKEGYKKDWDVDNITAPLIAAIGDIITMPMIFLSTILFLKILDLNTGEQMVMVFAIIFIVAAVVYTAKIVLREYSKRDYSGETKRIVINSLPVLLFCLIFEIGAGITIQNEEEKLFEYSVLLIMLPAFLNQGNALSGMLTSRLSSMIHLGTLKTKAVPSSDALENFNIMYICAMLTFLYIGLMAYLATILFSGGSDNMGIGTALLIILIAGFLATTLLNFLSYYVAILATRFGLDPDDHCIPITSSIMDLIGSMILVGVILFFI, via the coding sequence ATGGGGCTCGCTGCACTCATAATCGCCGGTACCGCTGACCTGTTCGCCGGTCTCCTCCTTGACAGCATGGAAGAGTACCTTCTCCTGATACCTGGAATGATGGTGTTGATCTACAGTGCGATCGGGATGCGCGGTAATATATTCGGCGCCATGGGGAGCCGTATCGGCACTGCGATGCACATGGGTACATTCCAGATGAATTTCAAGAAAGGCGGTGTACTCAGAGCCAACATAGAATCCGCGATGTGTCTCTCCCTCGTCCTTTCTGCGGCGATGGGAATTGTCACTTGGGTCGTAGCCAAATATTTGTTCAACGGACCGTACAGCGTTTGGGACTTCGTTTTCATCTCCTCCTTGGGTGGACTCCTTTCCGGAATGTTGGTCGTTTTATTCAACATACTCATAGCAAAGGAAGGATACAAGAAGGACTGGGATGTGGACAATATTACTGCACCCCTGATAGCAGCCATTGGTGATATTATCACAATGCCGATGATATTCCTGTCGACAATACTATTCTTGAAAATACTGGACCTTAACACCGGAGAACAAATGGTCATGGTATTCGCGATCATATTCATCGTGGCCGCTGTCGTGTATACGGCCAAGATCGTCCTCAGAGAATATAGTAAAAGAGATTACTCCGGAGAAACAAAAAGGATAGTCATCAATTCACTTCCTGTCCTTTTATTCTGCCTTATATTCGAAATTGGAGCGGGTATCACCATACAGAACGAAGAAGAAAAACTGTTCGAATACTCTGTTCTCCTGATCATGCTTCCTGCGTTCCTCAATCAGGGGAATGCGCTTTCTGGAATGCTGACCTCAAGGCTCTCTTCTATGATCCATTTAGGTACTCTAAAGACGAAGGCAGTGCCTTCCAGTGATGCTCTAGAGAACTTCAACATCATGTACATATGCGCCATGCTTACTTTCCTATACATAGGTCTGATGGCCTATTTGGCAACAATCCTCTTCTCTGGAGGATCCGACAATATGGGAATAGGTACCGCGTTGCTCATAATCTTGATCGCAGGATTCCTTGCCACGACACTTTTGAATTTCCTATCCTATTATGTTGCCATATTGGCAACCAGATTTGGTCTGGACCCCGACGACCACTGTATTCCCATCACATCTTCGATAATGGATCTGATCGGTTCCATGATTCTGGTCGGTGTGATACTATTCTTCATCTGA
- a CDS encoding adenylate kinase, which yields MKTKIVLLGPPGSGKGTQGEKLSEKLGYVRLSTGDMLREAVRNGTDLGKKAKGYMDSGALVPNDLIINLMKEKIESLKPGTGVIFDGFPRTVEQADALGEQINIDLALNLDVDDEELIARLTERRSCPECNSVYHLIYNAPKNEGHCDKCGSDLYQRDDDKEQTVRNRLNVYRENTLPLINYYKNKGTLVTLPGTGDISEIFEKVKKAIQ from the coding sequence ATGAAAACGAAAATCGTCCTCCTAGGCCCTCCGGGATCCGGAAAAGGTACCCAAGGGGAGAAACTCAGCGAAAAACTCGGCTATGTCAGACTGTCCACCGGCGACATGCTCCGTGAGGCTGTAAGGAACGGCACCGATCTAGGGAAAAAAGCAAAAGGATACATGGATAGTGGTGCACTCGTACCAAACGACCTTATAATCAACCTAATGAAAGAAAAGATCGAATCCCTCAAACCTGGAACTGGTGTCATATTTGACGGCTTCCCGAGAACCGTTGAACAGGCCGATGCTTTGGGAGAGCAAATAAACATTGATCTGGCACTTAATCTTGATGTCGATGATGAGGAACTCATTGCCAGACTCACCGAAAGACGCAGCTGTCCAGAATGCAATTCTGTATATCACCTGATCTATAATGCACCTAAGAACGAGGGACACTGTGACAAGTGCGGGTCCGACCTCTACCAGAGAGATGACGATAAAGAACAGACCGTCAGGAACAGACTGAATGTTTATCGCGAGAACACTCTCCCGCTCATAAACTACTACAAGAACAAAGGTACACTTGTAACTCTTCCTGGCACCGGTGACATCTCCGAGATTTTCGAAAAAGTCAAAAAGGCTATCCAGTAA
- a CDS encoding pyruvoyl-dependent arginine decarboxylase, translating to MKLIPTQFFITSGKAISIVSDLNAFDVALIKAGIGEQNLVAVSSVIPVGAKKVEKPEMDMGAVTHCVLSQMRGKNGEVVAAGIAYAYRKDGKGGYVAEGHLHGSAKNLDVELRNKMAEMARIRGIELNETTTLTEELKIPMGQFGCCIASVVFTEYR from the coding sequence ATGAAACTAATACCAACACAATTCTTTATTACATCGGGCAAAGCGATCAGCATTGTCTCCGACCTAAATGCATTCGACGTGGCCTTGATCAAAGCAGGCATCGGAGAGCAGAACCTTGTAGCAGTTTCCTCGGTTATTCCCGTAGGGGCAAAAAAAGTTGAAAAGCCCGAAATGGACATGGGCGCTGTGACGCACTGTGTCCTATCCCAGATGAGAGGAAAGAACGGTGAGGTCGTAGCTGCAGGAATAGCATATGCATATAGAAAGGACGGAAAAGGAGGGTATGTTGCAGAAGGACATCTCCACGGATCCGCAAAGAATCTAGATGTGGAACTTAGGAACAAAATGGCAGAGATGGCCAGGATAAGAGGTATAGAATTGAATGAGACCACTACTCTTACCGAAGAATTGAAGATCCCTATGGGGCAATTCGGTTGCTGCATCGCATCAGTCGTTTTCACAGAATATAGGTGA